The sequence below is a genomic window from Lolium perenne isolate Kyuss_39 chromosome 7, Kyuss_2.0, whole genome shotgun sequence.
GAAGAACGGTAAAggaacacacgcaggggacacaagattttaacgtggataattccttccaacacagaagaggAAAAAACTACGGGCGCCAgctagcaaaacttcactatatcggggagtaTTTACAAATGCCGCGTGATattttataatctgataaaccctagctgaCGGATTACAAGAGGTATATATAGACGGTGACATCGATCCGTACCGCGGGgaacctcgctccgctcgtcagaagttagcctccctttagaatAATTTAGATCACAATACAACATTATTAACGCCTTCAGATTTGCAACCGAAGGTATATCGTGCACGAGATTCATGCTCCAAGTCCAGATTTGGATGACAAAACCATGCCGTAGGATGTGTCTGCGATGGAAAGAGGATAATCTTCTGAGGCACGAAGCATTCAACAACGTGCACGGACCAAACCCCACACGACCCAAATCGTTCTCCTGTACAGTACGTCCACACATCCAACAATCCCCACGGTTGCGCACAACTATTATCCACCGATTTCCCTGATCGAACGGCCGTCAATCGTCGCCAGGAGAAAACAAAAAAAGGAACAATTCCGTCGTAGCCAAACAAACGGAAAAAGGacaccaaaaaaaaaacaaactccATGGTTGTCTTGTCCTCCTCGATCCCCCACCCGGCTGCCGTCTTCCCCTCTCCCCTccgtcgccgccgctcgccgcgGCCTCCCCGCTCTCGCTCTTGAGTTGAGGCACGGGAGGGGGGTTCGTGATCCGGAACGGCGGGCGGCTAGCCTCGCCTGGAGATCGATCATGAGCGCCAGAAGCCTCGTCCGATCCCCGGTAAAACCTCCCGCTTCTCTTCGTTCGTTTCTTGGTTGTATCTTCTAGGCGTGGCAGTCTATTAGAATTGCGTTCCTGACTAGGAACGGGAGTGTGTTGAGGAGTGAAAGGTCCTTTGCCTTCTCGAGGTCAAGATAAATGGGGGAAATATTAGGAGGAGCAACTCAACTTTTCTTCTAAATTTTCTTATCTCCtcctgttttttttctttttctgatctCCTCCTGTTTTTCTATGCATTTAGGGTGGTTAGTTCTTTATTGTCCATGGGTGATGTGATCCATTATCCAGACCTCCTACCACTGGCTCTGGGATGTGTTTCTCGAGCTTGAGCATTGTTGTGTACTATAATCACTAATTGAAATGGGAATTTTTCTATGATCACAAAAGAAAGTACTCTAACATCTCATTGACACATACTAGGGTATTGCTATGCTGTGCGTGTGCCTACTGCATTAAGTTCTAACATAAGCTTGGAATACCCCTTCTCGAGCATCCCGTTGACCCAGAGCCTGCTCTCATGTTTTGTGCAGGTCTCCTGTAGTGCTGTAAATGAATGCTTCACCTATAATTCACGCCGTTCAAGAAGCTTCTACCAGTGTTCGAATGCCATGAAGTTGCAAAGGCCACAAGTCGCCCAGATGCTTTTGCCTCGCAAATTAAGGAAATCAACCCGATTGCAGACCTCCCTTTTCACCCAGAGGCAGATTGCATCAAACTGTTGCTCTGACCTTAGTACCACTTACACAGAGGAACTGCCCAACTATTTAGCAATTAATGTTTTGCAAGACCAATCGGACGCGAAACAAGAAAATATCCGCAAAGTTCTTGTCATCCTGAATCCTTATTCTGGGTTCCGTAGCTCCCGTGAGGTTTTCTACAAGAAAGTGCAATCAACGCTGAAGGTAAGATGTTCCTAGTTTTGCTATCGACAGTCAAAAACATGTATGCTGGTTTCAGCTAGAAAAATCTCGTTTCAGTTTCATAGGGACCATCTTAGTTTGTGTCAATATCCATTGAGGGTGTGTTGCGTCAAATCAGTTTTGTGAACTTATAAATAGCATAAGACAGAAGCAAAAAAAATAACCCTTCTGGTTTTTAAATGGTTGCATCTATGCCTCTTAGAACAGATGTTCTGTTACCTCTATACTTTTGTGTTTAAATTTTGATCCGGTGCAGCTTTCAGGCTTCGCAATGGAAGTTGTTGAAACAGCGTATGCTGGTCATGCAAAGGAGCTAGCCTCTACTGTTGACTTCAGTACATGCCCTGATGGTAATATCAATTGCATATTTCTTTTTGCAACTGCACTTCCATTTCATTGCTCAATTCTCTATATTTTCGATCTTTACAGGTATTATATGTGTTGGGGGTGATGGAGTCGTGAATGAGGTACTGCTGTCATTTCCTTTCATATGATTCTCACCAAACTGAGCTGGTCACACTTGTGCTTGGCTTCTCATTCACTACTACTTTGAAAGTTAACGTTCTTAGCACATACTCTCTGCTGATCTCCTTCAGATGTTATTTGGAGTTTTAACTGCTAAGTAGCACTCACACTTGTCCAAACTTTGTAAACACCAACACACGGTTGTTACACATTGCAGCCATTAAATTCTTTCTTAACAGAAAGAAGCTTCTGTAACCATTCAGCTAACTAGATATTTCCATACATTGAACAGGTGTTGAATGGTTTActtggtagagatgatttgaacgAGGCACTTCAACTGCCCATCGGGATAGTTCCTGCTGGTTCTGATAATTCATTGGTGTGGACTGTTCTTGGCATCAGGGATCCTGTGTCGGCAGCAACTGCTTTAGCTAAGGTAATTTTATGTCAAAGTGTGATTTATAATTTTCATGGGTTTTGTTGATAATTAGACATACTAGGTTGTTCAACCGTGAAATGTCATTTTGCTCTTCTTTTCTCCCCCACGTCATATGTTAAGTATGACTGGATATTAATATGTAAGTCCCTACTTTTGTAGGGTGGTTTCACACCAATCGATGTGTTTGCTGTAAAATGGATCCAAGCTGGAGTTACTCATTTCGGTTTGACGGCTTCCTACTGTGGTTTCGTAGCTGATGGTAAATTTTCGTTCTTCTTTACATGTAAATCTGAAGTTGTGCATGTGATATCTTGACTCTTAACGCTCTGATTCCAGTGATGTTAATCCTTATTAAACTTAGAATTATAACCTAGCTAGATAACCTTATGTAACATATTGTCTCCAGCAACAAAGGAACAATTTTGTTCCTATTTGGCTTACCTGTTAACTAAGAATAGAAGAGACTTTACATATGATATTTGAAGTTCATACTTGTGATGTTTCTAGCTATGTAGGATTACAGAAAGGCTCATGGTTCTTATCTAGATATTTGAAAACTTGAAATGCTCCTCTGAGCACTTCTGTTTGTATGTAGAAGAAGACAGTTATCTGTACAGAAGATATCACTCGTGGTGAATACCTCTTATATTGATTGACAATAATACCCGGAAGGCCATAGTTGTAAATTAGCTGTGATATTACTACACGAATGCATCATGTCTTCTGAATTACCCGCCCATAGCTGTATTGGATGTGTCTATAGTCAACTTATAACCTCGGGTGTATTGTTTTTCTTTCAGTCATACAATTATCTGAAAAGTTCCGCCTGCAGCTTGGGCCCTTCCGTTACGTCATCGCTGGCCTTCTTAAGTTTCTGTCCCTGCCCCAGTACAGATTTGAGGTGGATTATATGCCTTTATCACCAGAGAGAAATCCTAAACCGAATTCATCGAATGAAAAAATTCATGACCAGCTTTCTGATGGTAGCAAGGTTAAGAGAAGTACACAAATGGATGGTAAGACCGGAGATAATTGGGTTACGAGGAAAGGGGAGTTTCTAGGCATTTTGGTTTGCAATCACTTCTGCAAGCCTGCCCAGGGGTTACTTTCGCCAGTTGTTGCACCAAAAGCTCAGCATGACGACGGCAGTCTGGACTTGATTCTTGTCCATGGAAGTGGAAGGCTCAGATTATTTTGCTTCTTTGTTGCCTATCAGTTCTGTTGGCATCTTCTACTCCCGTTTGTGGACTATGTCAAGGTATTGAAATTTCCGAATAATTCATTCTAACCACCTTGTTCACTTTGCTTGCAATGCCTATTCCTGGCAGGCAGACATCCTGGACCTGAATCTTGTTAGTCGTTATTTTCATAAAACTACTGGCATCTCATGAGACCGCTCAATCTACACCCTCACTTTATTCATTGCCGGGTTGAGTAATTACCTCTGTCCACCTGTGACACTCGGTTTTGCAACCATTCCTTGCAGGTAAAAGAAGTAAAAATTAGGCCAGTCGGCAGTACCCACAGTGgttgtggtgtcgatggagagctTCTTCAGGCGGATGGCCAACCAGAATGGCATTGCTCTCTGCTCCCATCACAAGGCCGGTTGCTTGGCCGGCATCCGAGAACTTAGAAGTAGGTTTCTAACCCATCGAAAAGTCATGCTGCCACTCCGAGCAATGCTGCAGCATACCCATTAAATTAGTGTGAAGGAGAGTATTGATGCAACTGTAAAATGTGTATTCTGCCATTGTTTTTCACCCATTTTTCCCAAGGTTGTAAATTAGGGGATGAACTCCAGATTCGCCGGGCCCAGTTGATGCGCAGCGGGCAGGTGTATATTCCAGGAAAATATGACTTCATTATTGTGATCGTCTGCCTTAAGTGAAGTGTAAACGACATATATTGGTTTCCATTCTCCA
It includes:
- the LOC127314803 gene encoding sphingoid long-chain bases kinase 1, which codes for MSARSLVRSPVSCSAVNECFTYNSRRSRSFYQCSNAMKLQRPQVAQMLLPRKLRKSTRLQTSLFTQRQIASNCCSDLSTTYTEELPNYLAINVLQDQSDAKQENIRKVLVILNPYSGFRSSREVFYKKVQSTLKLSGFAMEVVETAYAGHAKELASTVDFSTCPDGIICVGGDGVVNEVLNGLLGRDDLNEALQLPIGIVPAGSDNSLVWTVLGIRDPVSAATALAKGGFTPIDVFAVKWIQAGVTHFGLTASYCGFVADVIQLSEKFRLQLGPFRYVIAGLLKFLSLPQYRFEVDYMPLSPERNPKPNSSNEKIHDQLSDGSKVKRSTQMDGKTGDNWVTRKGEFLGILVCNHFCKPAQGLLSPVVAPKAQHDDGSLDLILVHGSGRLRLFCFFVAYQFCWHLLLPFVDYVKVKEVKIRPVGSTHSGCGVDGELLQADGQPEWHCSLLPSQGRLLGRHPRT